One genomic segment of Hordeum vulgare subsp. vulgare chromosome 2H, MorexV3_pseudomolecules_assembly, whole genome shotgun sequence includes these proteins:
- the LOC123428042 gene encoding pectin acetylesterase 10-like: MPPSSPLPVLASTKPPHVQASSIPLLVSAQAFTEEPLSVPAVAGPNLRHHILPCPSHNASGGTFFLTPSRDASTPSTTSCPSYDHRFPMLMDVTLVVGTREKGAACMDGTPPAYHWLPGFWDGSDKWLLHLEGGSWCMNLTWCAQRKETNLGSSDHMESRAEFVGILSNDALQKPDFYNWDKVKVRYCDGAHVYSL, encoded by the exons ATGCCGCCGTCATCGCCGCTGCCGGTCCTAGCCTCCACCAAGCCACCGCACGTCCAAGCCTCCAGTATACCGTTGCTGGTGTCGGCCCAAGCTTTCACTGAGGAGCCGCTGTCGGTCCCTGCCGTAGCTGGTCCCAACCTCCGCCACCACATTCTTCCTTGCCCCTCACACAACGCCTCCGGCGGCACATTCTTCCTCACCCCCTCCCGTGATGCCTCCACACCGTCCACCACGTCCTGCCCGTCCTACGACCACCGATTCCCCATGCTCATGGATGTCACCCTCGTCGTTGGCACTAGGGAGAAGGGTGCCGCATGCATGGACGGGACCCCGCCTGCGTACCACTGGCTCCCGGGGTTCTGGGACGGGTCCGACAAGTGGCTCCTCCACTTGGAG GGTGGAAGCTGGTGCATGAACCTGACATGGTGCGCTCAGCGCAAGGAGACAAATCTAGGTTCCTCTGACCACATGGAAAGTCGAGCCGAGTTCGTTGGCATCTTGAGCAACGATGCATTGCAGAAGC CTGACTTTTACAATTGGGATAAAGTGAAGGTAAGGTATTGTGATGGTGCACATGTGTATTCACTGTGA